The proteins below come from a single Candidatus Binatia bacterium genomic window:
- a CDS encoding DUF5989 family protein, whose protein sequence is MSFLWQRRLWWLIPMVFVLLVFGGLMVTAQSSALGPFIYTLF, encoded by the coding sequence ATGAGCTTCCTGTGGCAACGGCGCCTGTGGTGGCTCATTCCGATGGTCTTCGTGCTGCTGGTTTTCGGCGGCCTGATGGTGACCGCGCAGAGCTCGGCACTTGGGCCGTTTATCTACACTTTGTTCTAG
- a CDS encoding right-handed parallel beta-helix repeat-containing protein, giving the protein MGYGLGITGPSWVGRAGLLLALLAPVSPGPAAAATLYVRVGGDDAQEGRSPVTALRTITRAAAIAQPGDDIIVGPGVYVEGDVRPGAFGHVGFVADRRGTLVGDPPGDVVLDASDRSTGFELNGKIAVRIDGFVVHGAGEGIYVKSGSHAAVIVNNIVCNNRRNGIYVQDSQNATIFNNLVYNNGRSGILVGGNTDGSPGVRIVNNTVYGSLNRGIFLAGARLESPDARVLNNIVAENRFGGIQVNAVAREGYLSAGNVVGDRVASGTPTDVTDVMADPLLVNPAGVDGVLGGIGYADDDFHLGNPASGQPKKSPAIDAGSSRSIFLKLNRASTRTDKRPDTGYVDAGYHYGNFDEVPVQPERFLRLKPIYVDVDRGADKNDGRTAATGVRTVARALEIARPGHRIVLMPGLYAEGDLTPASSGTSGRAIVLTGRPGAVIDATGFSQAFRLVGRAHVTLDGLAITGASQNGVEIRSGFSAGKISDGAYDVVIRRCRIYGNSRRGVYVESATGVRVEATTIEDNGSRGLQIESSEVGVLRSVIRRNPDSGLWALVGSTVSLTDTVVTDNADNGVVAWQSSVSLTGCTVTGSRDGLRQSAGTLQVVGSRIYGNTRRGIYVDGAARCSVQAVTIEDNGSRGLLIEGSDAQVSSSVVRRNRDSGIWAALGSRVSLVDTDVIDNSDNGVLVWQSDFTMTGGTVSGSRDGGVRFSKLSTGTLSDVLVRDHENAGVQVVSSVVSIAGGEIAATGGRGVQAYVDAVEPGRTAVTVTAIPICGHALAGIDVTDTDLALTDVRVCDNGRDGVRQTGGTLDVVRGVVTGNQGKGITVDKAKTVVVEDTSIADNADNGLQIVAAEGPVIGGCTLSGNLGDGATILDSDSPMIWNNLVVRNRSTGVLVSGESSGSPKARVLNNTFYANGNRGLLLGGSDLKPPSIDGVVLRNVFQGNGTAGLQVNRLSLPGFVGNFNQSADPYGPGTPVGVRDILGPAGFVDPAAGDFRLSQRTSGQSVTSPAVDAGGVDVADAGLTGTTTRTDGRPDVGPVDLGYHYRP; this is encoded by the coding sequence GTGGGTTACGGGCTTGGCATCACCGGCCCGAGTTGGGTCGGTCGGGCGGGGTTGTTGCTCGCCTTGCTTGCCCCGGTGAGTCCCGGACCCGCCGCGGCAGCGACGTTGTACGTCCGGGTCGGCGGCGATGATGCCCAGGAAGGCAGGTCGCCGGTGACCGCATTGCGGACGATCACGCGCGCGGCGGCAATTGCCCAGCCCGGCGACGACATAATCGTAGGCCCGGGAGTCTACGTCGAGGGCGATGTCAGACCGGGGGCCTTCGGGCATGTCGGTTTCGTTGCCGACCGCCGCGGCACCCTGGTGGGAGATCCTCCCGGAGACGTGGTTCTCGACGCCTCCGACAGAAGTACCGGGTTCGAGTTGAACGGAAAGATAGCAGTGCGCATCGACGGCTTCGTCGTGCATGGAGCGGGGGAAGGTATCTACGTGAAGAGCGGTTCCCACGCGGCTGTGATTGTCAATAACATCGTGTGCAACAATCGACGAAACGGAATCTACGTCCAGGATTCCCAGAACGCGACGATCTTCAACAACCTCGTCTATAACAATGGGCGGTCTGGAATCCTCGTGGGTGGCAACACGGATGGTTCCCCGGGGGTTCGCATCGTCAACAACACGGTGTACGGGAGCCTGAACCGCGGCATCTTCCTGGCCGGTGCCCGCTTGGAGTCGCCCGACGCGAGGGTGCTGAATAACATTGTGGCGGAGAACCGTTTTGGGGGGATTCAAGTCAATGCGGTCGCAAGGGAGGGGTACCTGAGTGCCGGCAATGTCGTCGGCGACCGGGTGGCATCCGGGACCCCGACAGATGTCACCGACGTCATGGCGGACCCCCTGTTGGTCAACCCGGCCGGTGTGGACGGCGTCCTCGGGGGGATCGGGTATGCTGACGACGATTTCCACCTCGGCAATCCGGCCTCCGGACAGCCCAAGAAGAGCCCGGCGATCGACGCAGGGTCGAGTCGTTCCATCTTCCTCAAACTGAACCGCGCCAGTACGAGAACCGACAAGCGACCCGACACGGGATATGTCGATGCCGGGTATCACTACGGGAACTTCGACGAGGTGCCCGTGCAACCCGAGCGCTTCCTGCGCCTAAAACCAATATACGTGGATGTCGACCGCGGCGCGGACAAGAACGATGGGCGCACGGCCGCGACCGGCGTGCGGACAGTGGCACGAGCGTTAGAGATCGCACGACCGGGGCACCGTATCGTGTTGATGCCGGGCCTGTACGCCGAGGGCGACCTGACTCCCGCCAGTTCGGGCACCTCGGGGCGGGCAATCGTGCTCACGGGGCGCCCGGGGGCGGTGATTGATGCCACCGGGTTCAGTCAGGCGTTTCGTCTTGTCGGTCGGGCGCACGTGACCCTCGATGGTTTAGCGATTACCGGCGCTTCGCAAAATGGTGTCGAGATCCGAAGCGGGTTTAGTGCCGGCAAGATCAGTGACGGTGCATACGACGTGGTAATCCGCCGGTGCCGCATTTATGGCAACTCCCGGCGGGGTGTGTACGTGGAGAGCGCAACGGGCGTTCGGGTCGAGGCCACGACGATCGAGGACAATGGATCGCGCGGTTTGCAGATTGAGAGCAGCGAGGTCGGCGTCCTTCGTAGCGTTATTCGACGGAACCCGGACAGCGGCCTCTGGGCACTGGTTGGGTCGACCGTGTCGCTTACAGACACGGTCGTCACCGACAATGCCGATAACGGTGTAGTGGCGTGGCAGAGCTCCGTATCCTTGACCGGGTGCACCGTGACCGGGAGCCGTGACGGGTTGCGGCAGAGTGCCGGTACGTTGCAGGTCGTCGGTTCCCGCATCTACGGCAATACGCGCCGGGGCATTTACGTCGACGGTGCCGCCCGCTGTAGCGTCCAGGCTGTCACGATCGAGGACAACGGGTCGCGGGGCCTGCTGATCGAGGGCAGCGATGCGCAGGTGAGCAGCAGCGTGGTTCGTCGTAACCGCGATAGCGGCATATGGGCGGCTCTGGGATCCAGGGTGTCGCTGGTCGACACCGATGTGATCGACAACTCCGACAATGGGGTGTTGGTCTGGCAGAGCGATTTCACGATGACCGGCGGTACCGTGTCGGGGAGCCGCGACGGCGGCGTGCGGTTCAGTAAGCTATCGACCGGAACGTTGAGCGATGTCCTGGTGCGAGATCACGAGAACGCCGGTGTGCAGGTAGTGTCGAGCGTTGTGTCGATTGCCGGAGGGGAAATCGCTGCGACCGGCGGTCGTGGGGTCCAGGCTTACGTGGATGCGGTAGAGCCCGGGCGCACGGCGGTTACGGTCACGGCGATACCCATCTGCGGACACGCCCTTGCAGGGATTGACGTCACCGATACCGATCTTGCGCTGACGGACGTGCGGGTGTGCGACAACGGCCGGGACGGGGTGCGGCAGACCGGCGGCACTCTGGATGTGGTGCGCGGCGTTGTGACAGGCAATCAGGGGAAGGGCATCACGGTAGACAAGGCGAAGACCGTAGTAGTCGAGGACACGAGCATCGCTGATAATGCCGACAACGGCCTCCAGATCGTCGCTGCCGAAGGGCCGGTAATTGGGGGATGCACGCTCAGCGGAAACCTCGGCGACGGCGCAACGATTCTCGACTCCGACTCGCCGATGATTTGGAACAACCTTGTGGTCCGCAACCGGTCGACGGGCGTGCTGGTGAGCGGTGAATCGAGTGGTTCGCCAAAGGCACGCGTCCTGAACAATACCTTTTATGCGAATGGCAACCGCGGCCTCCTTCTTGGTGGCAGCGACTTGAAACCACCTTCGATCGACGGCGTCGTCCTGCGAAACGTCTTTCAGGGCAATGGTACTGCGGGTTTGCAGGTGAACAGGCTCTCGCTGCCCGGCTTCGTCGGCAACTTCAATCAATCGGCGGATCCGTACGGTCCGGGTACCCCGGTTGGAGTGCGAGACATCCTTGGCCCCGCAGGTTTCGTCGACCCGGCGGCGGGCGATTTTCGACTCAGTCAGCGTACGTCCGGGCAGAGCGTCACGAGCCCAGCCGTGGACGCCGGCGGGGTCGATGTCGCCGACGCGGGTCTGACGGGAACGACCACGCGAACGGACGGACGACCGGACGTCGGCCCGGTGGATCTCGGTTACCACTATCGCCCATGA
- a CDS encoding glycosyltransferase, with protein sequence MTHRGPGPHRLAYVIKSMSVGGSQTHLMQVFRLIDRDRFAPALYCLGNDGALLDEVRALDVPVFTPGAGATFKGFGLLSRVARLRRAFRDHRPGIVHNYLLRANLAGSIGARLAGVPVVLCSKRGCHERRGAKLMAAKIGNYLADRVTVNANAVRDFVHANEGCPLDKMTVIPSGIDTNRFRPRGAGSFCERVGLPADRCLVGSVTRSRAVKGVEDFLRAVALARREHPEVYAVVIGEVVMDDSLRALVREIGLDGEIALLGRRSDMPEVYGAIDLLVSSSRGEGMSNAILEAMATEIPVVATAVGGTVEVVDHGRSGLLVPPQDPAALAAAIAVVTKDRAQARAMGRVGRRIVEERYSAHAMVRQMERLYESLLARRAGVLAGEERVAA encoded by the coding sequence ATGACTCACCGCGGACCGGGACCGCACCGCCTTGCGTACGTCATCAAGTCGATGAGTGTGGGCGGTAGCCAGACGCACCTGATGCAGGTGTTTCGTCTCATCGACCGGGACCGGTTTGCGCCGGCCCTGTACTGCCTCGGCAATGACGGTGCGTTGCTCGACGAAGTTCGTGCCCTCGACGTTCCGGTGTTTACACCCGGCGCCGGCGCGACCTTCAAGGGATTCGGCCTCTTGTCCCGAGTCGCCAGATTGCGCCGGGCCTTCCGAGATCACCGCCCGGGTATCGTCCACAACTATCTGCTGCGCGCCAATCTCGCCGGTTCGATCGGCGCCCGCCTCGCCGGGGTGCCGGTTGTGCTGTGCAGCAAACGAGGCTGCCACGAACGCCGCGGCGCCAAGTTGATGGCGGCCAAAATCGGCAATTACCTCGCGGATCGGGTGACGGTGAACGCCAACGCGGTGCGCGACTTCGTTCACGCCAACGAGGGCTGCCCGCTCGACAAGATGACGGTGATTCCGAGCGGCATCGATACGAACCGTTTCCGGCCCCGCGGTGCGGGATCGTTTTGCGAGCGGGTCGGACTGCCGGCGGATAGATGTCTGGTTGGGTCTGTGACCCGCTCCCGCGCCGTCAAGGGTGTCGAGGACTTCCTGCGGGCGGTTGCCCTGGCGCGGCGCGAGCACCCCGAGGTGTACGCAGTGGTCATCGGCGAGGTGGTCATGGACGATTCGTTGCGCGCGCTCGTCCGCGAGATCGGGCTCGACGGAGAGATCGCGTTGTTGGGCCGGCGGTCTGACATGCCCGAGGTGTACGGTGCGATCGACCTGCTGGTGTCGTCGTCTCGTGGCGAGGGCATGTCGAACGCGATCCTGGAAGCGATGGCGACGGAGATTCCGGTAGTGGCGACGGCGGTTGGAGGGACCGTTGAGGTGGTCGATCACGGCCGCAGCGGCTTGCTCGTCCCGCCGCAGGACCCCGCGGCGCTTGCTGCCGCGATCGCCGTCGTGACGAAAGACCGGGCGCAGGCGCGCGCGATGGGTCGGGTTGGACGGCGCATAGTCGAGGAGCGTTACTCGGCCCACGCCATGGTGCGACAGATGGAGAGGCTTTACGAAAGCTTGCTCGCGCGTCGCGCCGGAGTGTTGGCCGGAGAGGAGCGGGTGGCGGCATGA
- a CDS encoding sulfatase-like hydrolase/transferase — MTERKSDRPHVVLVVIDAARADHFSAYGYARETTPFLDRVAREGVRCTHAVATAPGSLAAHASLFTGLHAVTHGVSDERPRLRAEPRVLAECLRDAGYRTAAFCTNPAVSPETGFDRGFDVFVTQRPAGRLAGRAISYGRRAGDRLLRRDDAGARRTNEALEAWVEGGQGPFFAFVHYNEAQAPFRLPHPYDRHFLTRTVASAQVRSVNREILHFAADPESLTGADWSVFAALYDAALRYIDMRLEEIAAWLQLRGWWDDTLFVVTADHGQSLGEHGRVGHNLDLSDSVLRVPLILRCPGRVPQGFVSEEVAQSIDLMPTILRLAGVEPPEGLHGHALLERGRATRGPDFAVAERYRPRLTGLLRKFPGLDVRGLDVREKAIRTRRYKYVWRSDECNAFFDLQADPGESANLIESYGAEAEALRERLFDWLASVEKFDFHGAEDAVSGTPRGRRGSDRAAGTAGL, encoded by the coding sequence ATGACCGAGCGTAAGAGCGATCGTCCCCACGTTGTACTCGTCGTCATCGATGCCGCTCGGGCGGATCACTTTTCGGCCTACGGCTACGCGCGCGAGACCACGCCGTTTCTCGACAGAGTGGCGCGGGAGGGAGTGCGCTGCACGCACGCTGTGGCGACGGCCCCGGGTTCGCTGGCGGCGCACGCGTCGTTGTTCACGGGCCTGCACGCGGTCACGCACGGCGTCAGCGACGAGCGTCCGCGTCTGCGCGCCGAACCGCGGGTGCTGGCCGAGTGCCTGCGTGATGCCGGCTACCGCACCGCTGCGTTTTGCACGAACCCGGCTGTGAGCCCGGAGACCGGTTTCGATCGTGGTTTCGACGTGTTCGTCACGCAGCGACCGGCCGGCCGTCTGGCCGGAAGAGCTATCTCCTACGGCCGGCGTGCCGGGGATCGACTTCTGCGCCGGGACGACGCCGGGGCAAGACGGACTAACGAGGCTCTGGAGGCGTGGGTCGAGGGGGGGCAAGGCCCGTTCTTCGCCTTCGTGCATTACAACGAAGCGCAGGCCCCTTTCAGGTTACCGCATCCGTATGACCGCCACTTTCTCACCCGCACGGTGGCCTCGGCGCAGGTGCGATCGGTCAACCGTGAAATCCTCCACTTTGCGGCCGATCCGGAAAGCCTTACCGGCGCCGACTGGTCGGTGTTTGCGGCCCTGTACGATGCGGCCCTGCGCTACATCGACATGCGGCTGGAGGAGATTGCCGCGTGGTTGCAACTTCGGGGGTGGTGGGACGACACCTTGTTCGTGGTTACCGCGGACCACGGGCAGAGTCTGGGCGAGCACGGTCGCGTCGGGCATAACCTCGACCTGAGCGACAGTGTCCTCAGGGTTCCGCTGATTCTGCGCTGCCCGGGGCGAGTACCGCAGGGGTTCGTCAGCGAGGAGGTGGCGCAGTCGATCGATCTGATGCCCACTATTCTAAGGCTCGCCGGCGTGGAGCCTCCGGAGGGCCTGCACGGACACGCGTTGCTGGAGCGGGGACGCGCTACGCGCGGGCCGGATTTCGCGGTCGCCGAACGTTACCGCCCCAGGTTAACGGGCTTACTGCGGAAGTTCCCCGGTCTGGACGTGCGCGGTCTCGACGTGCGCGAGAAGGCGATCCGCACGCGCCGTTACAAGTACGTGTGGCGCTCCGACGAGTGCAATGCGTTCTTCGACCTGCAGGCCGATCCGGGTGAGAGCGCCAATTTGATCGAGTCTTACGGAGCCGAGGCCGAAGCGCTGCGCGAGCGATTGTTCGATTGGCTCGCCTCGGTCGAGAAGTTCGACTTCCACGGCGCCGAGGATGCGGTGTCGGGGACGCCGCGCGGACGGCGGGGAAGCGATCGCGCTGCCGGTACCGCGGGCCTCTAG
- a CDS encoding glycosyltransferase family 39 protein: protein MGAEIEVRGSRDPWLLAVLAVTAALGLYQLDWGLPNGNNSWAADALGPLTVLSIARRSFGAWNSGWFYFKYPLGYPLLLLATYAPYLTWLKVTGQWEHPQSAYPYGFADPEAALYALAMLGRGLSVLLTLGTVACVYGMGRRLLGRSAGILAAWFTATAYPVIYYAHTTNLDAAYLFWLTLGLWATIVATEESKRRWAFVVVGIAAAMAMATKEQGYALLLAYAALIAVYAWRAQPASTALWVRAWRSVWNTGTRTGLAAAVITMALASNVMVNPQGAVNRFLNLAGREVPGVTARFTPVEFALFKGAAKEWQYLRQAGDALESSLGLPLLAVALAGLAFVAVARPRARLRLLLPVVAYYFVSLRTHDLIMLRYTLPLQMLLAVSAAALCAAVVAARPRSGGVVVAALMALALARGIELDLLLSRDSRYAAETWIAARRFSPASIETYQKPVYLPRLDGLGTTIALRDRSLEGIAARRPAAVILSSAARKGITHRWNPDWRQGNTLLVESPPAAALLSALEEERLPYRRLAQFSQTPMLLRVRITSLCPTISVYGRVDS from the coding sequence GTGGGAGCGGAGATCGAGGTGCGCGGCAGCCGCGACCCGTGGCTGTTGGCTGTGCTGGCCGTTACGGCTGCGCTGGGGCTCTACCAGCTCGATTGGGGGCTGCCCAACGGCAACAACTCATGGGCCGCGGATGCGCTTGGTCCGTTGACGGTCCTGAGCATTGCACGGCGTTCTTTCGGCGCGTGGAACTCAGGCTGGTTCTATTTCAAGTATCCCCTCGGCTATCCGCTTCTTCTACTCGCCACGTACGCTCCCTACTTGACCTGGCTGAAGGTGACGGGGCAGTGGGAGCACCCGCAGAGCGCGTACCCATACGGGTTTGCCGACCCGGAGGCCGCTCTGTACGCCCTGGCGATGCTCGGGCGAGGACTCAGTGTGCTGCTCACACTCGGTACGGTGGCATGCGTCTACGGCATGGGGCGGCGGCTCCTGGGACGTTCGGCCGGGATCCTGGCAGCCTGGTTTACGGCGACCGCATACCCGGTGATTTACTATGCGCACACGACGAATCTGGACGCCGCGTACCTTTTCTGGCTGACCCTGGGACTGTGGGCCACCATCGTGGCGACCGAGGAAAGCAAGAGGCGCTGGGCGTTCGTCGTCGTCGGAATTGCCGCGGCCATGGCGATGGCGACCAAGGAGCAGGGATATGCGCTGCTGCTGGCGTACGCCGCGCTGATTGCCGTCTACGCCTGGCGCGCACAGCCGGCCTCGACGGCACTCTGGGTGCGTGCCTGGCGGTCGGTGTGGAATACGGGGACACGAACAGGTCTGGCGGCGGCGGTAATCACGATGGCGCTGGCGAGCAATGTCATGGTCAATCCGCAGGGGGCCGTGAATCGTTTTCTGAATCTCGCCGGGCGCGAGGTGCCGGGCGTGACGGCCCGGTTCACTCCGGTGGAGTTCGCCCTCTTCAAGGGTGCGGCCAAGGAATGGCAATACTTGCGCCAGGCGGGCGACGCCCTGGAGAGCAGTCTGGGGTTGCCGCTGTTGGCGGTGGCGCTGGCGGGCCTCGCGTTCGTGGCGGTGGCCCGACCGCGGGCCCGTTTGCGGCTGTTGCTGCCGGTGGTCGCTTACTATTTCGTGTCGTTGCGCACCCACGATCTGATCATGCTGCGTTACACGTTGCCGCTGCAGATGCTGTTAGCGGTGTCGGCGGCGGCCCTGTGCGCGGCGGTCGTCGCCGCGCGCCCGCGCTCCGGCGGAGTGGTGGTCGCGGCGTTGATGGCGCTGGCGCTCGCACGCGGCATCGAGCTCGACCTGTTGCTGAGTCGCGACTCGCGATACGCGGCCGAGACGTGGATTGCGGCGCGGCGATTCTCGCCGGCGTCGATCGAGACCTATCAGAAGCCGGTGTACCTGCCGCGGCTGGATGGTCTGGGCACGACGATAGCGTTGCGCGACCGGTCCCTCGAAGGCATCGCGGCCCGGCGGCCGGCGGCGGTGATCCTGAGTTCGGCGGCGCGCAAGGGGATCACGCACCGGTGGAATCCAGACTGGCGGCAGGGCAACACCTTACTGGTCGAGTCGCCGCCCGCGGCTGCCCTGCTGAGCGCTCTGGAAGAGGAGCGGTTGCCGTACCGCCGGCTGGCGCAGTTCTCGCAAACCCCGATGCTCTTGCGGGTGCGCATCACCAGCCTGTGCCCAACCATCTCGGTGTACGGCCGGGTCGATAGCTGA
- a CDS encoding MBOAT family protein — protein sequence MLFNSIHFLLFLPIVLLGVAVLPARWRNPFLLVASYYFYGSWDWRFLSLIFLTTTVDYTVGHLMYDTRDPGRRKIILTVAICINLGILGIFKYFNFFVQSAMTALNAVGLHASPWTLSIILPVGISFYTFQSMSYAIDIYRREMEPARHFWDFALYVAYFPQLVAGPIERATHLLPQILQPRPVTAERVNIGLMLMMLGFAKKVLIADTVADDVDRIFADPASRSAGELLRGAYLFAFQIYGDFSGYSDIARGVSELFGVRLMINFNQPYLSQSITEFWRRWHISLSAWLRDYLYVPLGGNRLGEWRTYRNLMLTMLIGGLWHGANWTFVVWGGLNGLYLAVERRLGIGRVVEPLHARPLLRFVQQVALVIVTFHLVTLTWVFFRAASVDIAFAYVLGVFSGSDLTAVGILPFVVGAAVLLIDVPQYLTHDHVVFLRLPWWVQSPAYATACLALILYGGKEVPFIYFQF from the coding sequence GTGCTGTTCAATTCGATTCATTTCCTCCTCTTCTTGCCTATTGTCCTGCTCGGGGTTGCGGTACTGCCGGCGCGCTGGCGCAACCCGTTTCTGCTCGTCGCGAGCTATTACTTCTACGGGTCCTGGGATTGGCGCTTCCTGAGTCTCATCTTTCTGACGACGACGGTCGACTATACGGTCGGCCACTTGATGTACGACACCCGCGACCCGGGGCGGCGTAAGATCATCCTCACGGTGGCGATTTGCATCAACCTCGGCATCCTCGGGATCTTCAAGTACTTCAACTTCTTCGTGCAGTCCGCCATGACGGCCCTCAATGCGGTCGGCTTGCATGCCTCGCCGTGGACGCTGTCGATTATCTTGCCGGTAGGGATTTCGTTCTACACGTTCCAATCGATGTCTTACGCCATCGACATTTATCGGCGGGAGATGGAGCCGGCGCGCCACTTCTGGGACTTCGCGTTGTACGTGGCGTATTTTCCTCAGTTGGTCGCCGGACCGATCGAGCGCGCTACCCATCTGCTTCCCCAGATCCTGCAGCCGCGGCCGGTGACCGCGGAACGGGTGAATATAGGACTGATGCTGATGATGCTGGGGTTTGCGAAGAAGGTACTCATCGCCGATACGGTGGCCGACGATGTCGATCGCATTTTTGCCGATCCCGCCAGTCGGAGCGCCGGCGAGTTGCTGCGCGGCGCGTATCTCTTCGCGTTTCAGATCTACGGCGACTTTTCGGGATATTCGGACATCGCCAGGGGGGTGAGTGAGCTGTTCGGGGTACGGCTGATGATCAACTTCAATCAGCCTTACCTGTCGCAATCGATCACCGAGTTCTGGCGGCGCTGGCACATCTCATTGTCGGCCTGGCTGCGCGACTACCTCTATGTGCCCCTGGGCGGGAACCGGCTGGGCGAGTGGCGGACGTATCGCAACCTGATGCTCACCATGCTGATCGGTGGGCTGTGGCACGGTGCGAACTGGACGTTCGTGGTCTGGGGTGGACTGAACGGGCTCTATCTGGCTGTCGAGCGCCGGCTCGGCATCGGCCGCGTGGTCGAGCCGCTGCACGCGCGTCCTCTGTTGCGCTTCGTGCAGCAGGTGGCACTGGTGATCGTGACATTCCATCTGGTCACGCTCACGTGGGTATTCTTTCGGGCCGCCAGTGTCGACATAGCGTTCGCGTACGTTCTCGGCGTGTTCTCGGGCTCGGACCTGACTGCCGTCGGCATCCTACCGTTCGTCGTCGGCGCCGCGGTCCTGCTAATTGACGTGCCGCAGTACCTTACTCACGACCACGTCGTTTTTCTGAGGCTGCCGTGGTGGGTGCAATCGCCGGCTTACGCTACGGCGTGCCTTGCGCTGATTCTATACGGCGGCAAGGAAGTTCCGTTTATCTACTTCCAGTTCTAG
- a CDS encoding glycosyltransferase family 2 protein, with protein sequence MTAPETNAVTEPVVRKANGEAPRPRVVVVMPAYNAERTLHMTYMELPHDRVDTVILVDDASSDDTVAIAKALNLKLFVHGRNYGYGANQKTCYTEALRAGADVVVMVHPDYQYDPRLLPELLAPLERGAADVVLGSRLKSGSALRDGMPWWKYFSNRFLTGVENRVFNLRLSEYHTGYRAYTRQVLETVNFQFNADKFIFDQEIVAQIVDAGFRIAEVPVPTRYFPEASSASFLASSRYGLGILWLMARYVAHRQGWWRQRQFESLRGRYSEVTP encoded by the coding sequence ATGACCGCTCCAGAAACCAATGCTGTGACAGAGCCCGTGGTACGGAAGGCAAACGGCGAGGCGCCACGGCCGCGGGTCGTTGTGGTGATGCCGGCCTACAACGCCGAACGCACGCTGCACATGACATACATGGAGTTGCCCCACGACCGCGTCGATACGGTCATTCTGGTCGACGACGCCAGCAGCGACGATACCGTGGCTATTGCCAAGGCGCTGAATCTGAAGCTTTTTGTGCACGGCCGCAACTACGGCTACGGCGCGAACCAGAAGACCTGTTACACCGAGGCGTTGAGAGCCGGAGCGGACGTGGTTGTGATGGTTCACCCGGACTATCAGTACGACCCGCGTTTGCTGCCGGAATTGCTGGCGCCCCTGGAGCGTGGCGCCGCGGACGTGGTCCTCGGGTCCCGTCTGAAGAGCGGATCCGCCCTGCGCGACGGCATGCCGTGGTGGAAGTACTTTTCGAATCGGTTCTTGACCGGGGTCGAAAACCGGGTCTTCAATCTCAGACTTTCCGAGTACCACACCGGCTACCGGGCGTACACGCGGCAGGTACTGGAGACGGTGAACTTCCAGTTCAATGCCGACAAGTTCATTTTCGACCAGGAGATCGTCGCACAGATCGTCGACGCCGGGTTCCGCATTGCGGAGGTGCCGGTGCCGACCCGTTACTTCCCGGAGGCCTCGTCGGCGAGTTTCCTGGCCAGCAGCCGGTACGGGCTGGGAATTCTGTGGCTGATGGCGCGCTATGTCGCACACCGGCAGGGATGGTGGCGGCAGCGGCAGTTCGAAAGCCTGCGTGGGCGCTATTCCGAAGTCACCCCCTGA